In Solanum lycopersicum chromosome 3, SLM_r2.1, the genomic stretch AGATATCTACTATCGGAAGGCTTCAACACAAGAATTTAGTACAAATGAGAGGGTGGTGTAGGAAGGGGTATGAACTTATGATTGTGTATGATTACATGCCTAATGGGAGTTTGAATAAATGGATATTCGATAAGCCGGAGAAGGTTATGAATTGGGTAGACCGGAGGAGGGTCCTAGCTGATGTTGCTGAGGGGTTGAACTATTTGCATCATGGTTGGGAACAAGTTGTTGTACATAGGGATATTAAATCTAGCAATGTTTTGTTAGATAGCGAAATGAGAGGTAGATTGGGTGATTTTGGGCTAGCTAAGTTGTATACTCATGGTGGTGTCCCTAATACTACTAGAGTAGTAGGTACATTAGGGTACTTGGCACCTGAAGTGGTGACAAGGGCTAACCCAACTGCTGCTAGTGATGTTTATAGTTTTGGGGTGGTGGTTTTGGAGGTGGCATGTGGGCGAAGGCCGATTGACTTAGGGATTGTGTTGGAGGAAGAGGAAGTGTTGATTGATTGGGTTAGACAAAAGTACAGGGAAGGGCGATTATGTGAGGCAGCAGATAAAAGGATCAAGGAGCAGTGTTCGGAGGAAGAAATGGAAGCTATATTGAAACTAGGACTTACATGTTGTCACCCTGATCCTCTCCGTCGGCCTACTATGAAGGAGGTTGTTGCTGTATTGCTTGGTGAAAATGTCGATGCAACGCCAAATGAGTTGATCGTTGAATTAGCACCTACTGAAAGCAACACGAGAGATAGAAGCGACTGGTCAACTGAGGAATCAGAGCCACTTTCGGCTGTGTAGATATTGTACTTCTGTTTCCTTCATTGCCTTGAAATTATTGTTTAAAGGTTTGTTATTTGTATTGTAACCCTAAACTCAGCATTAGTTGCAAATAGTTATGGGCATGCAGTTCAAATTTGTCACTGAAAGGATATTACAATCATTACTCAAGATAATCAAAAGCAGATCTGTTATTATTTAAAACCGAATCAAGTCCCTCTCTACCACATCGCTAGTTGAACTCAAAAATGAACTGTTTAAAATGCTTCCAACCGCAACAGTAGGGCACGACCTTACTTGAACAGGATCTGTTCAATAGGCTCGTACCATTGTATCCTTAATTTCTAAGGAGACAGGAATCCAAGTCTGGTGGATGATATGTGGCCATGAGGCTAGAGCGTGATTAACTGCATGTGTGGTCCTCGGGCCTACTACGCAGATGATCGTTCTCAGGCCTCTCGCAGGTCTGGGTGGTCTCTTGGCTCTCTGACAGACTtcttaattcttttctttttctaaatcaaacttcataatatattaatattttactatCATATATATGGTAACATTCATATTGAATCCTTTTGGTAATACTCggatttttattaagttaatttgtAGACAATGTGCTCGACGGATGTTCACAATGAGTGGGAATTGAATCCTTTTGGTAATACTCATATTTTTAGTAAGTTAATTTGTAGACAATGTGCTCGACGGATGTTCACAATGAGTATTAGAGGCTGAAATTTAACGAATGAAAGCTGAAAAATGGTTTATGATCTTGTCCTCCACTTTGAAAACCGTTAGAAAGTAGCTGACAAGTTGTTGCTACCGATTCTTTCAATGTCTCAGGCCCACAAACGAAGACGCCAATACTAGATCCTTTGGATTCATTAGCAAGTTGGGAAAAGATATCTGTAAAATTTCAACATGTTAGACGGCCAATAGTTTGGAAGTAAAAATAGTTAAAGCAAGGACATTGATGTATTTGATACATACCTTTAAAGTTAGGTCTTGCTCCGTAATGGATTTCGTGTTGATCGTAAACTCTGTTTGCTCCTGTTGGTTTCAttgctttactttctttttcAGAAAATGATGGAGTTTCTTCTCTTAGCCTCTTCCATCTCCATATGGTAGCCACCAAGGTGCCGGATATTAACGCTAATGCAAACGAGCATATGAGAAGAATGTCCACTACTGAAGTAGCAGTTTTCTGTTCAGGTGACTTTTTATCAGGCTTGATGAAAACATGGTTGGTGATGATAAGGAATGCTAGGAAAACAACAGACACCACCAGAAGCAGGACGGACATCCATTGTAAGTTCTCAAGTCCATATATTGCATGGCCGGGACGATTGTTGGTGAAATGAATGTTCTGTATTTTTGGGACCTCGTTTAGCACTTCTCGCAGCGATCTGTTGGATTGGTGTTCACGTGTCACAAACACTTTCAGTTGTAGATAATGTTGTTCTGCATCGAAAACATGTGGTAGAACTGAATCTAACAAGCAGATGCCTTTGGAGTCTTTTGTAGTGTAGACAAGCTGTATTTTTACAGGTAATACGTTTTTGCTTCTTCTTGTAGAGGCAATTTCTTGCAGAATGCTCAAAAATGGTGTAACCCCAATTCCACCTGCCACTAGAAGTAGACTATCGTATCTGCGGATGATTCAACAGGTAATTATATATGGGAAAAGATGAAAACTCGATTTACAAACATGGAGAACATCATTTCGTTACCTCAGAAAGTCCATTGACGAAGGTCCATAAGGGCCTTCTGTTGctacttgcaagaatctcattTCACCAGCTTCTGAATCAGGCTTTGAATGTAGTATATTACAGAGAGTGCTTGTCCACCTTCCCTCAGCTTTGATCAAAATAGAGATGGTGTGTTTATCTACTTTCGAGCTAGAAGTTATGCTAAATGGATGCCATTGAAAATTCGAAATCCTTGGAATCTTGATAAAAATCACGCTTGTTGGTGCATATGTCAACCCTGAAAATAGTGTGTTAAGTACGTGATTATTTAGGACCACTAAAGCATAAAGGTAACTTTTGGAAAATTGGAAAAAGATTACTGATATTGTACTTGGATCTTTTGGCAGTGTCAACTCGATGGCTTTGGAAGGAAAGATTCTAGCAGAAAGAATATACGTTTCTGGCCTTGACTGAATCATTCGGAGTATCTTGTCAaggcaaaacaaaaaaaagccAGGCAAAACCATGTAGAAGTGGCGATCTCCAGTATGAAACAGGAAAAACACCAAGAAAACTATATACAAGTGATGTGTGTAATAGAAGATCTCGAATCGTTTCCTTCTTATCTGTGGAAGTGATGTGATCCAAATGACCAATCCTATAAGAAGAGTGATCTCCCCCGCGAGGTAAATACGCCCTGTCTTTTGCCATTTCCACATCTATTTTTTTCTCCATACAAAAAATAGACTTAAATAGTAAGTAGCAAAGCATAGACACATATGTTCGAACTAAATTGAAAAAAGGAAGTAATGGGCAAAATGATCACATAAGGTTACCTCATCTCCGAGGTGATGTTTGATACCCCATATTAGTAAAGTACCTCCACCATGTAATGTACCAAATAATATCATTGTTGTCCCAAGCCAAACGTGATATCTAACCGAAGCTTCAAATTGGATGCCAAGTATTTGAAAGACTGACATTCCCCTCAAGatgggaagaagaagaagagctAAGCAAGCTTCTGCTAATAAACCACTCCTAGTTGCCACTCTAAATACTCTGTATTGCCATCTGTAAACAAACGCGTTCGAAAGTATTAccatatgatttatatatatatgtatcatttcTTGCATGGAATATAGGAATATATATACTTACACAGACAAAGTGAATGATTTCATTGGTACCATCTTCTTGAAGTCATTGGAGATACGAACATAGAATGTCCATGCTAGAAAGATGACGAATAGACATACAGCAAGGATTTCAAAACCAGACAGAATGCCTATGTACTTATTCACAACTACTGGATTGGAGAGAACAGATAGCGAAGACCGCCCTTTCCTGTCAACCAAATTCCGGCGAGATAAGGTTTGCATACACTCTACTCTACCtatgtttttgttgttatgCCTATATTGAAGCAGCAAACATACCTGCTGATTGCTTCCTTCTGTTTCAGTGACAAGTAAACAAAACCAACTATAGCTATAGCAATAACAGGAAAGGTATAGACAGCAAAATTAAGACCTACAAGACGAAAAAGTGTCATAAAATTAACACTTGTAGTACACGAACATCTAAATTCATTTGACTTTTGGAAATTAGAACTTCACCAGATTGGGTTAAGAATGAGGCTGATGCCTTTTTTTCTGCAAGCTTCCAAGTTTTAGTCCATAGTTGTGTGGGCTTGAGAAGCCAAACAGATAGCCATCCAGCAAATATCAAGAAAAGTAGCAATTTAAGGAGAGAGGAAATTTTAGTCATGTTTTAAGAAGAGCTGACTTATGTGCTTTGAATACAAAGAATTTTGTGTCTATATAGAGTACATCGGTCATTTGGTTGGTGAGACTGAAAAAGTGATtcagaaaaattataataaatccAACAATATCTCACATAAAGTAACAATTAAATTTAGCTTTGTTTGGATGGTTGACAAAGATTGTTTCATTTATCCTACTGTACAAccgtttttttttaaaaaaaatgtaacgcTTTGTAGTGTTGTGTTCAAATAATTcagaattaataaatacagtaaacataaaaataatttgattttataagaATAGTGAATGGACAGAGTAATTAACAAATGTATGAACTACTCCAATgaatattaattacttattagTTTTCCTAGGTTGAtcaaagtatatattttttcaaaactacTTAAGCGCTCTATCAGTGATATTGTAGGAAGAATATGGTAATTTATACATTGATTTTATAAAGTGACAAGTATTATGGTCCAATAATTTATAGAAAGTGATTGACatatatgaagaaacataaggAGTATATATTTGCATTTAAGTAAAATAGAatgcaaaataatatattcaaatacaAAAGTAGTAACCAAACAATATACTATCAACTTCCAAATAACATTTTCAACTTAAACTTAAtacttcttctttctctctctttttttttcaaatttcaaccACTATCAGTATTAGCTAGAACAATGTATCTTAATCGAACAGTAGTAAGAAAGAGAAACTGCTGTTGCACTTTGCACAATCCATCAATTTAGAATCAATTATTCCATAAAAACCAGTTAAGACTGAGATTAATGGTTATGGATAATGATGCCATCAACTTATGACATTTGTGATGGCTTTGAGCATGGGAATATATCTTTGTTGAGTGGATGTTATTATCAGCACATCCATTCATTACAGAAGAAGCAATTTGCAGTATTAGTGGATACATGGTCCACTCCACGGTCCGCTTAGGTCCAACCCCACTATTGCTACTGCTTTTTGTTATCTGCTTTGTCCGCAACGATCAAGATCCAACAACATACTCTATTCTAGCTGGTTGACTATAATTCACTTATTGCATAGGCGGATCTAGGGCTTTTGGGTGGGAGTTTTCGGGAGCCCAGTAACTTTTGCTCACATCCTGTATTTATTTTGAGAAGGTAAGAAACAGGTGTGGGGAATATAGTGGCAGAAATGGAACTCGTTACTTAAGTTTTGTTTCTCTCCCTGTTGGGCagttataataattttcaatctGTAGGAATTCATAAAGTTCAAATCTTGAATCCGTCAAATGAAAGATGGGGTGCAACTGGTAAAGCTATTGTTCACAAGACAGAACAGTGAGCTACTGATTTTTTGCTTCTAGTTGTGCCAGCAAGAAGAATTATTTTTCGTGATGTCAAGTTACTAAAGAATATACTGCAAGGGGATGGTCCTAATAAAAACGTGCTAGGTTAGATAACCCATAAACTATGTTACAGTACTTTGTGATAATTCAGATGTTTAAAAAAATCAGTTAGTGTGACATTTGCACCAAAATATGTCTCTCTGCGTATCTAAAAGTGCTTCAACAGAATACTTTAGTGGAAACTTAGATGAATAAGACTAGCAATTTGGAAAGTAGATGAACAATAGCTATAAAGTGTGTGATATATATATGCCAAGTGGTTGGTGAAGACATCATTTGGAGATGTACTTGTCGAATAACACTGGTGATTACTTTTTGTTGTATAGTTTAAGCAATTTCGTAGCTTGATATTCTGGTGTCTTAAACGTGGAGGAACCAATACTAATCCATCTTGAATTTAGTGGTTAAAATCTATTGCAGTGATTCATGGACGTTGATATGATAATATCTTAGGATGGGATAGCCTTAAAAGTGAAGGCCGAGTTGAGACGAGGAAAGGCTTTACAGTGGGAAGAAAGGGGTAACAAGCACACCTAGAGAGCACAATTGAGAGTTGTACGTTGTGCTCGAGAGGGATTAATGTCttctttatgaaaattttagctAGTTTACCTGATCAAAGTTAAAAAGAGAACAACTTGGATGAACAGTAAAAGAAAGATGGGGGGTTATGTATTCGAAAACGGACAAAATGTTTGTGTTTTCCTGTCCTTGGAAAAAACAAGGAAACCATGTGGTCATGTATTAGGAACAGACAAATGAAAATCAGAAAACCAATTTTAAACCAGAGGAAAGATAAAGCTTCaaattttttctgattttcataCTAATTGATTCCAAATTAAGCATAACCATCGAATTTTGCTTAAACACCAAATAGTTTCAGGGATACTGCTATGATCAGAAGATGTTTATGATCTTAATCTATCTAATTAGCCTCGGCTGatatttttgtttctcaatCTTGTTCCATATAGTagtattttttggtattttttttcgGGATCTTCACACAAATAGCTGGacagatttatttattttttctagttGGTATACATCGATTATTGATGATAATACacatattttacatatattatacattcTCTGGCTATTGTTAGTTCAATCACTTGGGTGAACTCCTATATAGGCTAATCCTTAATATGGCATACTGGAATTTTGTGTGCAGAAAAGATCGGTCAAGGGGTATCTAAAGTAGATGGCGCGGTTGATTAAGGTATAGACCAGTAAATACAAAGTTTATGCCGCTCTTATGAAAATCTTATTATCATTCATGTTACCTAATGCAATATTGCCTTTAGAAATTCCTACTCCACCATGATTTTCGTCATTTCAAGAGCATGTTTGAGTTTTCTTCTGCATATGAGAAAGATCActgttatgaaatattttatcttctGCATATGAGAAAGATCACtgttatgaaatatttagtgtGGAAAACATCACTAGCAGGAAATGAAAATCCAAATGGTAGTAACTAGTAAGTACTACCTATTGGCATGCATTTTAAGGACATCATAGTATGGTCCAAaactacttttttaaaaaaaaaaaaactagatgaTTCAATATATTCCCTCTTATATCACTATCTGAAGTCGGTCCAAAGGAGAAAAAACAGGAGGGGAGAAGGCATGTTTCACTAGAGAAATAGAAAGCAAAGttctcttctttattttaaCACAAAAGGCACATATAGAATGTGACATGTCCAGTAAGCCTGCAAATGttgacaaaaaaagaagaaaaaaaaaggaccaAACTTTTTCCTTACTTTGTGTCTTCGATAACGACGACTTTGCTTCTTTACCTCATATTCAGTTAATTCCATAAgcttttaatatttgtttcctttctttctatttattaaGTCCACAGTGTTTATCTTTACACACAGTCCCCACTAAACCATTTGCTTTTCCCCTTTTTGGACTGGTAGAGATGAGGGACTGAGAGTAAAATTCACTACTAGTTGCATTATTGAGAAAGAGATGTCTTGGGAAATCGAAGAGATCGGAGAAGATACCAAGAGTGAAGTGATTGGGAACAACAAAGATGGAGGAGTGATCAATGATGTTTATGTTGCAGTTGGCAAGAATGACATGTATGTTCTTCAATGGGCACTTGATCATGCCATCTCTCCAGGAATTCGCGTATGCCTTGTGCATATTTTTCCTCCCATTACCTACATACCTTCACCAGgtaacttttatttgtcataattttctttcaattttatgaatttgatgCTTCTTCCACAACAGCTGAGCACATATAGAAAAACAGTGGTATTGTTCCTTACTGTTTTCATCGTTTTTTTCCTGAATATTGCAAAGGCCTTCATAGCAAACCATATTTCGACTTGTGATCAACTCATAGATAccaatagaaaataaataaacactcaaaGCAAGTACATATTCGAGAACCATAGAACGATGTATTCAAGAAAACAGGGGAATGTCAAGATAGGATGATCAATAGATCAAGCACAATAGGGAATTCGAGATCGTGAACAGTATTTTTCTGTCGCATGATTTggatatttacaaaaataattaaataaacattaatTTGACCTCGGAAATAAAGCCTTATACAAGCTAATTGTAATAATAGGTCGATACAGCTTGTACAAAATGTATCTTACATTTACTACTGTACCAGCCCCATCACCAAAAGATGCAGAGCAATCAAATAGCGCTAGGTTCATTTAGACATGATTTGAAATAAGATTAATTTGAAGTTTAAACTCTGTTTGGATATgcaatttggatttttttaaattttgtactttTCTCGTAAACATGAAAACCTACAAGTtgtgaaaactatcaaaattTCTCTAATTCTTGTACAATCTTTCCAAATGAGCAAATCATACTCGATAAATAAGATATCAGAATATCCTAAGACGCCCAttgataaattacatatttccatgttataaaaataaatgtatgtGATCACAAACGTGAAATTACGATCCCAAATCCATGTCCAAACACCTAATTGTTGATGAATACACTTTAAATAATCTCAGTATGAGCCAACCTAAAATCTGGTGCTTCTAACCTTGTAGTAGCTTAGGACAAAACTAAAAAGCTGCCTACCTTGACAAGATGCACAAGTTATGATTGGGACAATGTATCTGGTCTTTTGTCAATTAAGTGGTTAGTTGAGGATAAATAAATTTGTACATAGCATTGTATGTATTGCATTTATGGTTCTTGTTTAACaaattgaattttgttttgaaaGTTGGCAAGTTATCAAGTAGCCAACTGACGAGAGAGCAGGTGCAAGCTTACATcaatgaagagagcaacagGCGGAAGAATCTCTTGGAAAAATACATCCGCTTATGCAATGATGCCAAAGTGAGTTATACATTATTTGCAAAATCCTCAATAGCCCGATTTTAGAGGTTAATTTCTCATGTGGTCAATCAACTAATGGAGTAGTTATTATCCGAGAAATCAAGTGTCAAATTCAgagttttgacattttttttataaccggGGATTGCAGGTATCAGTAGATACTGTACTTGTGGAGAGCAAATCACCAGGCAAAGCATTACTTGATCTAATATCTGTTGTCAATGTTACCAGCCTCGTTATTGGAACTAAACGATCACTTTCCACCATGTAAACATCCTTCTCTGTTACTGTTCAATTGAACACTGCATATCAAAATTGAACATTCTTagtgaattattatttatatttgtttcaGACGAGTGATGAAGGGACATGGAATTGGAGAATATGTTCAGAAGAATGCACCAGCTTCCTGTCAAGTTAATGTCGTTGGTGAGGAAGGCAAGAAGATAAAGAAAGGTGAAGCTCCTTCACAGCCGGAGATTGCTAAACAATCTAACAGGAATTTATTTGAATGGATGTGTTTTTCTCCCAAGTTCCATGGAGAAGTTGgaagaaaataacaataacgaagaattcaaaatttgaatcttaTAAATTCGATAGGCAATCAAACCTAATACTACTATATCAAATTTAactttctgttttatttttaatactttcgataaaatctttttctattttcaaaaattttaattcgaGACATGTCGCTTTTTTAAGTAATCATCGCCTTGCAACTGTTAGCACATGGTTATATTCCTTTTAAGAATTGGATGCCACAAGGCTGCTCTCTAGTCTCTACATTTGCAACCacttttgattatttatatcatttaacTTTTTTCACAGAGACATTTATTATCTATTATTTGGTCAATTAAAATCTAGAACAATCACAATTGGCGGTCTCATTAATTTACTTGTATTAGACATGTGCTAGTATGCTAGACTTAAACAGTAGTTCACATTTATCGTAATCAAATTTATTCCAACACATAACTTAATGTTAATGACTATACATCTCACCAAAGAATTAAATACACtctaaatttcttctttttgttgcagtaaataaattatagtataatgGTGGTACCAAaaagaattctgaaaatttgaaaagaaaaaaaaatgtaatgatTTTGCCATGCCCAATAATCAATCAAAAGGTTGTTTTTAATTATACGACAAAAAGGTCAAACTATTcttatgtaaaataatataaccTTGTCATATGTCTTGTTTTAGccaagtaaataaaaaatatactccCACAAGTTAACtagctcaaaaaaaaaaaattattaataagcCTGCTAGAACAGGGATAAAGGTCGACTTTGATTAGTGTTTGAAATAGGCgttcttaaatatttaaaaaaatgagcaaTAACTCATATGGAAAATTATGGGACTACTTTGACTATTTTAAATGACAAAACTGATAAAGTATTGATTTtatgtaatataaaatttaattatcagtggtaattctattaattaaaaCTATTGTACTACACAGTTTCATTTCGAAACTATTACACCCTCGATTGAAACTTACACATGACTTAAAAGCTATACTAAGGACCCGTTTGGCcccaagaatatttgaaaaagaaattgagaaatgGTTTGGTTATATAACTTGACAAATTTGTTAAGTATTTCATATgtttaaatattagaaaaaatcagtttttcgcccaacttttaatatttgagaattttaaaaatttgggaTACCTGAATTAGTGACAAGTTTGGGATACAATTAATGTATTGTCTTGCCTATAGTgatattttgttattgttgattgttatcaattatattataaggttattttttaaggaatatattcattataaaacgataatataaatttgtggatatttttaaaatactttttagaaCTTACaggtataaattatattttttgaaataatcagatatttttgaaaaaattagaaCCAAATACATGGTGAAACTTTACTCAACCAAGAATATATGAGAACTCGGAGTCAAACGCTAGTTAAGTCATATATCAATTTTGTTCTTCATGAACTTGAGAATACTAGAAAACACATGCGGAGCATATATCAGAATTTTTAAAA encodes the following:
- the LOC101266014 gene encoding ferric reduction oxidase 8, mitochondrial; translation: MTKISSLLKLLLFLIFAGWLSVWLLKPTQLWTKTWKLAEKKASASFLTQSGLNFAVYTFPVIAIAIVGFVYLSLKQKEAISRKGRSSLSVLSNPVVVNKYIGILSGFEILAVCLFVIFLAWTFYVRISNDFKKMVPMKSFTLSVWQYRVFRVATRSGLLAEACLALLLLPILRGMSVFQILGIQFEASVRYHVWLGTTMILFGTLHGGGTLLIWGIKHHLGDEMWKWQKTGRIYLAGEITLLIGLVIWITSLPQIRRKRFEIFYYTHHLYIVFLVFFLFHTGDRHFYMVLPGFFLFCLDKILRMIQSRPETYILSARIFPSKAIELTLPKDPRLTYAPTSVIFIKIPRISNFQWHPFSITSSSKVDKHTISILIKAEGRWTSTLCNILHSKPDSEAGEMRFLQVATEGPYGPSSMDFLRYDSLLLVAGGIGVTPFLSILQEIASTRRSKNVLPVKIQLVYTTKDSKGICLLDSVLPHVFDAEQHYLQLKVFVTREHQSNRSLREVLNEVPKIQNIHFTNNRPGHAIYGLENLQWMSVLLLVVSVVFLAFLIITNHVFIKPDKKSPEQKTATSVVDILLICSFALALISGTLVATIWRWKRLREETPSFSEKESKAMKPTGANRVYDQHEIHYGARPNFKDIFSQLANESKGSSIGVFVCGPETLKESVATTCQLLSNGFQSGGQDHKPFFSFHSLNFSL
- the LOC101266322 gene encoding U-box domain-containing protein 36; translated protein: MSWEIEEIGEDTKSEVIGNNKDGGVINDVYVAVGKNDMYVLQWALDHAISPGIRVCLVHIFPPITYIPSPVGKLSSSQLTREQVQAYINEESNRRKNLLEKYIRLCNDAKVSVDTVLVESKSPGKALLDLISVVNVTSLVIGTKRSLSTIRVMKGHGIGEYVQKNAPASCQVNVVGEEGKKIKKGEAPSQPEIAKQSNRNLFEWMCFSPKFHGEVGRK